One part of the Humulus lupulus chromosome 9, drHumLupu1.1, whole genome shotgun sequence genome encodes these proteins:
- the LOC133800222 gene encoding uncharacterized protein LOC133800222 produces MEVVKKEILKLLNVGVIYPISNNKWVIPFQVVPKKADITVVRNDEDELVPMRVQIGWQVCIDYRKLNTATRKDHFHFPFIDQMLERLAGHAYYCFLDGYSSYNQIVIAQEDQEKITFTCPFGTFSFS; encoded by the coding sequence ATGGAAGTAGTTAAAAAGGAGATACTGAAGCTTTTAAATGTGGGTGTGATTTACCCTATTTCAAATAACAAGTGGGTGATTCCATTTCAAGTAGTTCCTAAGAAAGCAGATATCACTGTGGTAAGGAATGATGAGGATGAGTTAGTGCCCATGAGAGTCCAAATCGGTTGGcaagtttgtattgattatagaaagttgaaCACTGCAACTCGAAAAGACCACTTCCATtttccattcatcgatcaaatgcTTGAAAGATTAGCGGGACATGCTTATTACTgctttcttgatggttattcaaGTTATAATCAGATTGTTATTGCTCAAGAAGACCAAGAAAAGATCACATTTACATGCCCATTTGGCACATTTTCTTTTTCGTAG